A window of the Brachyhypopomus gauderio isolate BG-103 chromosome 14, BGAUD_0.2, whole genome shotgun sequence genome harbors these coding sequences:
- the grpel1 gene encoding grpE protein homolog 1, mitochondrial: MAGVCVRAARRSCLLLTRPLLLRATPRLLCAAAQQKGEGSEEENRRPEPTAAEKVLVEEKSLVEERLKEMTDKYKRALADTENLRQRSQKMIDDAKLYGIQGFCKDLLEVADILEKATQSVPQEQVSSDNPHLKNLYDGLVMTEVQIQKVFSKHGLVKLDPLGQKFDPYEHEALFHAPVEGKDPGTVALVTKVGYKLHGRTLRPALVGVAKAP; encoded by the exons atggcgggtgtgtgtgtacgcgccgCGAGACGGAGCTGCTTGCTGCTCACGCGACCTTTACTATTGAG GGCGACGCCCCGCCTCCTGTGCGCAGCCGCCCAGcagaagggggaggggtcagagGAGGAGAACCGGAGGCCCGAGCCGACCGCGGCGGAGAAGGTCCTGGTAGAGGAGAAGAGTCTGGTGGAAGAGCGACTCAAGGAGATGAcg GATAAGTACAAGCGGGCCCTGGCAGACACCGAGAACCTCAGACAGAGGAGTCAGAAGATGATCGATGACGCCAAACTGTACG GAATCCAGGGGTTCTGTAAAGACCTGCTGGAGGTGGCGGACATCTTGGAGAAGGCCACGCAGAGCGTTCCGCAGGAGCAGGTGAGCTCGGACAACCCCCACCTGAAGAACCTGTACGACGGGCTGGTGATGACGGAGGTCCAGATCCAGAAGGTGTTCTCCAAGCACGGGCTGGTGAAGCTGGACCCGCTGGGCCAGAAGTTCGACCCTTACGAGCACGAAGCCCTCTTTCACGCCCCCGTGGAGGGCAAGGACCCCGGCACCGTTGCCTTGGTTACCAAAGTCGGATACAAGCTGCACGGGCGCACGCTGCGGCCGGCCCTGGTGGGCGTGGCCAAAGCCCCGTAA
- the tada2b gene encoding transcriptional adapter 2-beta, which yields MSRGGPSGAAVVRMRGPASLSGSPTTSPSNMADVGKKYCVNCLADVTDLRIRCTDCPDIELCPECFSAGAEIGGHRRWHGYQQVDGGRFSLWGPEAEGGWSSREEQSLLDAIEQYGFGNWEDMATHVGARTPQEVMDHYVTMYIHGNLGKACIPDNIPNRVTDHTCPSGGPLSPSLTTPLPPLLISTAEQQQLGYMPLRDDYEIEYDQEAEKLISGLSVNYDDEDVEIEMKRAHVDMYVRKLRERQRRKNIARDYGLVPAFLGRDKKDKERERPGVAPGGGAPGGAGGGATGGAGTPSAAAATTTAVSGATAAASKRKVTKEEREQRAKLRPLCQFMARREFEDFFDSMQKERALRAKVRELQRYRRNGITRLDESAEYEAARHKREKRKENKSSKRGGVGGGGTGLGGGAGAGGGSGGGGAGAVKEEGKDGEFSAIEHLAAFELLSEREKVLCNSLNLSPSRYLTVKTIIIKDHLQKRQGVPGKSRLPAYLDKVLKRRILSFLTESGWISRDAS from the exons ATGAGCCGCGGCGGGCCGAGCGGAGCCGCTGTAGTGCGCATGCGCGGCCCCGCGAGCCTCAGCGGCTCCCCAACAACAAGCCCGAGCAACATGGCGGACGTGGGGAAGAAGTACTGCGTGAACTGCCTGGCGGACGTGACCGACCTGCGGATCCGCTGCACCGACTGCCCGGACATCGAGCTGTGTCCCGAGTGCTTCTCGGCGGGCGCGGAGATCGGCGGGCACCGGCGCTGGCACGGGTACCAGCAGGTGGACGGCGGCCGCTTCAGCCTGTGGGGCCCCGAGGCGGAGGGAGGCTGGAGCAGCAGGGAGGAGCAATCGCTGCTCGATGCCATCGAACAGTACGGCTTCGGGAACTGG GAGGACATGGCCACCCACGTGGGAGCCCGAACCCCTCAGGAAGTCATGGACCACTACGTCACCATGTACATACACGGCAACCTGGGCAAGGCCTGCATCCCAGACAACATTCCCAACCGCGTGACGGACCACACGTGTCCCAGCGGGGGGCCGCTGTCGCCCAGCCTGACCACGCCGCTGCCCCCCCTCCTCATCTCCACCGCCGAGCAGCAGCAGCTGGGCTACATGCCACTGCGGGACGACTACGAGATCGAGTACGACCAGGAGGCGGAGAAGCTGATCAGCGGCCTGTCGGTGAACTACGACGACGAGGACGTGGAGATCGAGATGAAGCGGGCGCACGTGGACATGTACGTGCGTAAGCTGCGTGAGCGTCAGCGACGTAAGAACATCGCACGCGACTACGGTTTGGTGCCCGCCTTCCTCGGCCGCGACAAGAAGGACAAGGAGCGGGAGCGGCCGGGCGTGGCGCCGGGGGGCGGGGCCccgggcggggctgggggcggagccacggGCGGGGCCGGGACTCCGTCGGCGGCGGCCGCGACGACGACGGCGGTCTCCGGGGCGACGGCTGCGGCGTCAAAGAGGAAGGTGACGAAGGAGGAGCGGGAGCAGCGGGCGAAGCTCCGCCCACTGTGCCAGTTCATGGCGCGGCGCGAGTTCGAGGATTTCTTCGACAGCATGCAGAAGGAGCGAGCGCTGCGTGCGAAAGTGCGCGAGCTGCAACGTTACCGACGCAACGGCATCACGCGCCTGGACGAGTCGGCGGAGTACGAGGCCGCCAGGCACAAGCGCGAGAAGCGCAAAGAGAACAAGAGCTCCAAGAGGGGCGGGGTCGGGGGTGGCGGCACTGGGCTCGGGGGAGGGGCCGGAGCAGGGGGCGGAAGCGGCGGGGGCGGAGCCGGTGCCGTCAAAGAGGAAGGCAAGGACGGCGAGTTTTCGGCCATCGAACATTTAGCGGCCTTCGAGCTGCTGTCCGAGCGTGAGAAGGTGCTCTGTAACTCGCTGAACCTGAGCCCCTCCCGCTACCTGACTGTGAAGACCATCATCATCAAAGACCACCTGCAGAAGAGACAGGGCGTCCCGGGGAAGAGCCGCCTGCCCGCCTACCTGGACAAGGTCCTGAAGAGACGCATTCTCAGCTTCCTCACAGAGAGCGGCTGGATCTCTCGTGATGCTTCATaa
- the cfap184 gene encoding cilia- and flagella-associated protein 184, whose amino-acid sequence MDQSLREVSPVTSAGHTQQCDPARGTQAVEETTHPTQPKGEDRRRSVAEDDVDVTVETPAETADQQGGGEEPEVAMGTELPTSTIITTTMPEEDGEEEEEEEETLAPTIPEWESYRPAGQMEAEQTTAEWMEAEQTTTGQLEAEQTTAERMEAEQTTSEQMEAEQTTTGQLEAEQTTSEQMEAEQTTTGQLEAEQTTTGQLEAEQTTAERIEAEQTTSERMEAEQLKALCELQADRDELILRNRQVQLRLLQQVCRKTSNEPRRTTDPSQLEQTYRELLDTMLDLKRQQHRDSDLHLQQTEQLRQQHQEKVEQVVQEWKTWAEVRREVVVMALTRTLGRQAAQAEAERLGEAEQKREEDLAAVRLKNIKMKMKVQELEATLMDKEELDEGVNLIDFEQLKIENHTYSEKIEERNEELLKLRKEITSTVQVLSHVKEKVEYMQVENRAGRVRLAQLETALARGRDVLTRTRQARDALRTDNLRLRQRCGLLGNVTLLRDFEEKVDVCNVLEEQLETLKRRHAELSVRGAGMRRRVENSRALAHTHADTHTDTHAH is encoded by the exons ATGGATCAGTCTCTTCGTGAGGTGAGTCCTGTTACATCTGCAGGACATACCCAACAGTGTGATCCTGCACGCGGGACACAGGCGGTGGAAGaaaccacacaccccactcagcccaagggagaggacaggagacgCTCTGTAGCAGAGGACGACGTAGACGTTACCGTGGAGACTCCAGCAGAGACCGCTGACCAACAGGGTGGTGGGGAGGAGCCAGAGGTTGCTATGGGAACAGAACtgcccacctccaccatcatcaccaccactatgccagaggaagatggagaggaagaggaggaggaggaagagactCTGGCCCCCACCATCCCTGAATGGGAGAGCTACAGGCCAGCAGGACAGATGGAGGCGGAGCAAACCACGGCAGAATGGATGGAGGCGGAGCAAACCACAACAGGACAGCTGGAGGCGGAGCAAACCACAGCAGAACGGATGGAGGCGGAGCAAACCACTTCAGAACAGATGGAGGCGGAGCAAACCACAACAGGACAGCTGGAGGCGGAGCAAACCACGTCAGAACAGATGGAGGCGGAGCAAACCACAACAGGACAGCTGGAGGCGGAGCAAACCACAACAGGACAGCTGGAGGCGGAGCAAACCACAGCAGAACGGATTGAGGCGGAGCAAACCACGTCAGAACGGATGGAGGCGGAGCAGTTGAAGGCTTTGTGTGAGCTGCAGGCCGACAGGGACGAGCTCATACTGCGTAACCGTCAGGTGCAGCTCCGCCTACTCCAGCAGGTCTGCAGGAAGACCTCCAACGAGCCACGCAGGACCACCGACCCCTCCCAGCTGGAGCAGACCTACCGGGAGCTCCTGGACACCATGTTGGACCTGAAGCGACAGCAGCACCGTGACTCAGATCTCCACCTGCAGCAGACAGAGCAGCTGCGACAGCAGCACCAGGagaaggtggagcaggtggtgcaGGAGTGGAAGACCTGGGCGGAGGTCAGGCGTGAGGTCGTCGTCATGGCGCTGACCCGTACGCTGGGCAGGCAGGCGGCCCAGGCTGAGGCAGAGAGGCTCGGGGAGGCCGAGCAGAAGCGCGAGGAAGACCTCGCCGCCGTCAGACTGAAGAACAtcaagatgaagatgaaggtgCAGGAGCTGGAGGCAACGCTGATGGacaaggaggagctggacgagGGCGTGAACCTCATCGACTTCGAGCAGCTGAAGATTGAGAATCATACCTACAGCGAGAAGATTGAGGAGCGTAACGAGGAACTCCTCAAACTGAGGAAGGAGATCACCAGCACGGTGCAG gtgctgAGCCACgtgaaggagaaggtggagtacATGCAGGTGGAGAACCGGGCCGGGCGGGTGCGGCTGGCGCAGCTGGAGACGGCGCTGGCTCGGGGGCGGGACGTTCTGACGCGGACCAGGCAGGCGAGAGACGCGCTGCGGACGGACAACCTGCGTCTGCGCCAGCGCTGTGGCCTGCTGGGAAACGTCACGCTGCTCCGTGACTTCGAGGAGAAGGTGGACGTGTGCAACGTCCTGGAGGAGCAGCTGGAGACACTGAAGAGACGACACGCCGAGCTCAGCGTCAGGGGGGCGGGCATGCGGAGAAGAGTGGAGAACAGCAGAGCTctggctcacacacacgcggacacacacactgacacacacgcacactga
- the LOC143475536 gene encoding C-C motif chemokine 4 homolog: protein MKLLLVSLLVVACLRTCALGINANGPDICCFSFYEHRIPVNAITTYETTRSECPKPGVVFTTKKAARMCADPGLTWVREAMKKINRRDLEISI, encoded by the exons ATGAAGCTTCTGCTCGTCAGCCTGCTGGTGGTGGCCTGCCTCCGCACATGCGCACTGGGCATCA ATGCAAATGGACCAGATATATGTTGTTTCAGTTTTTATGAGCATAGAATCCCCGTAAACGCCATTACCACATACGAGACGACGAGATCGGAGTGTCCAAAACCTGGAGTTGT TTTCACCACCAAGAAGGCGGCGCGTATGTGCGCAGATCCTGGTCTTACATGGGTGAGGGAGGCCATGAAAAAAATCAACAGGCGAGATTTAGAAATTTCAATCTAA
- the LOC143475535 gene encoding C-C motif chemokine 4 homolog has protein sequence MPRLLPRALLLGLLLVACLQLSVMGNNAKGPQECCFRFFAKPIPVKVIVSYEETRSDCPKAGVIFTVKKGARLCVDPGFKWVQNAINRIDQLTVEAST, from the exons ATGCCCCGTCTTCTTCCTCGTGCTCTCCTGCTGGGCCTGCTGCTGGTCGCCTGCCTGCAGCTCAGTGTAATGGGCAACA ACGCCAAAGGCCCACAGGAATGCTGCTTCAGGTTCTTTGCGAAACCGATCCCCGTAAAGGTCATCGTGTCTTACGAGGAGACCAGATCAGACTGCCCAAAAGCGGGAGTCAT TTTTACTGTGAAGAAAGGAGCTCGTCTGTGCGTGGATCCCGGATTCAAGTGGGTGCAGAACGCCATTAACAGAATAGATCAGCTCACGGTGGAAGCATCAACTTAA